Proteins encoded together in one Falco peregrinus isolate bFalPer1 chromosome 2, bFalPer1.pri, whole genome shotgun sequence window:
- the SCARF1 gene encoding LOW QUALITY PROTEIN: scavenger receptor class F member 1 (The sequence of the model RefSeq protein was modified relative to this genomic sequence to represent the inferred CDS: deleted 2 bases in 2 codons) produces MGSTRPILCLQLWLWVQSSAQELDPDGRNVCRLPSGPACCPGWKQEGQECTAALCEGEDACGVDEVCVRPGVCFCKPGFFGADCSSRCPEQYWGPDCKRSCPCHRNGRCDPVSGRCTCDPNHWGELCQFPCQCGPHGRCDPLTGACRCEPGWWAPTCKKQCQCNPTSSHCDPLTGHCHCQPGWWGRRCSFKCSCNISPCAQETGKCECKAGFWGPACQRRCDCLHGSCSPVSGHCSCSPGWQGRSCREPCPAGKYGAQCVHSCGSCKRSQPCSPVDGFCLACQPGWNGTLCKEPCAPGFHGEGCLQPCPRCQRGEACDPETGSCLHCDPGWMGPSCNSSCPAGTFGDGCQLLCPECVAGSCDPVSGACICQAGYWGASCNDTCLEGYFGVNCSSPCQCSRGTCHPVRGDCVLSLKDHGALAAAILVPLLLLLLCIACCCCGASPADARDRAAVPDDDVVARMKHHVHGVLANLSAMMPCFSLGGYKLPKVTVSHHDTEIPFNPSFIEPPSAAWVSDSSFSSFDTDNEGPEYSVPPREGIPLLGGAELQDGVSPAGEALPDPSAFDSEDVSQPFAIPRTSSIAKAKRPSVSFAEGTKFGAAETPSPGRKPKSPWGPSKLSTPPGDTAAEPPTEQPASDCYESPEPLNKGEESHRPSPRATPGGRRRVISGTRHVAQRVEALEAAAKSSSWERKGKEPNVTTIYMMVGTAGQDPKAEGGGEGPVQAVLKRLGSLQRGKWAAKEEPKVRRSVEAIQKPPRRALAQCRDSVSSCKQRESVVGAPTEPSPGKHQQLPGKRQSFLLTSPLPKSTGAQDGAHDAAGATERGKSPELLSFETKGQVASKEEPKYENVTSSGGDSPPSPTKELLATPAAT; encoded by the exons ATGGGGAGCACCCGGCCcatcctctgcctccagctgtggctgtgggtgcagAGCTCTGCCCAGGAGCTTGACCCCGACGGCAGGAACGTCTGCAG GCTCCCCAGCGGCCCAGCGTGCTGCCCCGGCTGGAAGCAGGAAGGGCAGGAGTGCACGGCCG cactgTGCGAGGGGGAGGATGCCTGCGGGGTGGATGAGGTCTGCGTGAGACCTGGGGTTTGCTTCTGCAAACCCGGCTTCTTCGGAGCAGACTGCAGTTCCC GCTGCCCTGAGCAATACTGGGGCCCCGACTGCAAGCGGAGCTGCCCGTGCCACCGCAATGGGCGCTGTGACCCGGTGAGCGGGCGCTGCACCTGCGACCCCAACCACTGGGGAGAGCTCTGCCAGTTCCCCTGCCAGTGTGGCCCCCACGGCCGCTGCGACCCCCTCACCGGTGCCTGCCGCTGCGAGCCAGGCTGGTGGGCACCCACCTGCAAGAAGCAATGTCAGTGCAACCCCACCAGCTCCCACTGCGACCCGCTGACCGGCCACTGCCActgccagccaggctggtggggcaggaggtgcagcTTCAAATGCTCCTGCAACATCTCGCCCTGTGCCCAGGAGACGGGCAAGTGCGAATGCAAGGCTGGGTTTTGGGGGCCGGCGTGCCAGCGGCGCTGCGACTGTTTGCACGGCTCCTGCAGTCCCGTCAGCgggcactgcagctgcagccctggctggcagggcaggagctgccggGAACCCTGTCCTGCTGGGAAATATGGGGCTCAGTGCGTGCACAG CTGCGGGAGCTGCAAGCGCAGCCAGCCGTGCTCACCTGTGGACGGCTTCTGCCTGGCCTGCCAGCCCGGCTGGAATGGGACCCTCTGCAAGGAACCCTGCGCTCCCGGCTTCCACGGCGAGGGCTGCCTCCAGCCGTGTCCCCGCTGCCAGCGCGGGGAGGCCTGCGACCCGGAGACCGGGTCCTGCCTGCACtgtgaccctggctggatggGACCCAG CTGCAACAGCTCCTGCCCCGCAGGCACCTTCGGTGACGGATGCCAGCTCCTCTGCCCCGAGTGTGTTGCAGGGAGCTGCGAC CCCGTGTCAGGAGCTTGCATCTGCCAGGCAGGCTACTGGGGAGCCAG ctGCAATGACACCTGTCTGGAGGGGTATTTTGGAGTGAACTGTTCCTCACCCTGCCAGTGCTCCCGGGGGACCTGCCACCCTGTGCGGGGTGATTGTGTGTTGA GTCTTAAGGACCATGGAGCCCTTGCAGCCGCCATCCTtgtccctctcctgctgctgctgctttgcatcgCCTGCTGTTGCTGCGGAGCCAGCCCAGCAGATGCTAGagacag AGCGGCCGTGCCAGATGACGACGTTGTGGCCAGGATGAAGCACCACGTGCATGGGGTGCTGGCGAACCTCAGCGCTATGATGCCTTGCTTTTCCCTGGGGGGCTATAAACTTCCCAAAGTCACAG TTTCCCACCACGACACAGAAATCCCTTTCAACCCCAGCTTCATTGAGCCGCCGTCGGCTGCGTGGGTTTCAGAcagctccttctcctccttcgACACTGACAACGAGGGACCAGAGTACTCCGTCCCTCCCAGAGAAG GCATCCCACTGCTGGGGGGGGCCGAGCTGCAGGATGGGGTGTCTCCTGCCGGTGAGGCACTCCCAGACCCATCTGCCTTTGACTCTGAGGATGTCTCACAGCCCTTTGCCATCCCTCGCACCTCCAGCATCGCCAAGGCCAAGCGGCCTTCCGTGTCCTTTGCCGAGGGGACAAAATTTGGGGCAGCGgagacccccagccctgggcgGAAGCCCAAGTCCCCGTGGGGCCCATCCAAGCTGTCCACACCACCAGGGGACACAGCAGCTGAGCCCCCCACTGAACAACCAGCCAGCGATTGCTATGAGAGCCCCGAGCCCCTCAACAAGGGGGAGGAAAGCCACCGGCCATCACCCCGGGCCACCCCGGGGGGACGCCGGCGGGTGATCTCTGGCACCAGGCACGTGGCCCAGAGAGTGGAAGCACTTGAAGCAGCTGCAAAatccagcagctgggagaggaaggggaaggagccCAATGTCACCACCATCTACATGATGGTGGGAACGGCTGGGCAGGACCCCAAGGCAGAG GGGGGTGGCGAGGGACCGGTCCAGGCTGTGCTCAAGCGGCTGGGCAGCTTGCAGAGGGGCAAGTGGGCTGCAAAGGAGGAGCCCAAGGTGAGGAGGAGCGTCGAGGCAATCCAGAagccgccccgccgggccctgGCGCAATGCAGAGACTCGGTGAGTAGCTGCAAGCAGAGGGAGAGTGTCGTGGGGGCTCCCACTGAGCCATCCCCTGGcaagcaccagcagctccctgggaagAGACAGTCCTTCCTTCTCACGTCTCCCTTGCCAAAAAGCACAGGCGCCCAGGATGGGGCCCACGATGCTGCAGGTGCCACagagagaggcaaaagccctgAGCTACTCAGCTTTGAAACAAAGGGACAGGTTGCGTCAAAGGAAGAgccaaaatatgaaaatgtgaCCAGCAGCGGTGGCGActcgccccccagccccaccaaggagctgctggccacccctgcagccaccTGA